In Sus scrofa isolate TJ Tabasco breed Duroc chromosome 11, Sscrofa11.1, whole genome shotgun sequence, the following proteins share a genomic window:
- the PCID2 gene encoding PCI domain-containing protein 2 isoform X2, which produces MAHITLNQYLQQVYEAIDTRDGASCAELVSFKHPHVANPRLQLASPEEKCQQVLEPPYDEMFAAHLRCTYAVGNHDFIEAYKCQTVIVQSFLRAFQAHKEENWALPVMYAVALDLRIFANNADQQLAKKGRGRVGDMLEKAAELLMGCFRVCASDTRAGIEDSKKWGMLFLVNQLFKIYFKINKLHLCKPLIRAIDSSNLKDDYSTAQRVTYRYYVGRKAMFDSDFQQAEEYLSFAFQHCHRSSQRNKRLVLIYLLPVKMLLGHMPTIELLKRYHLMQFAEVTKAVSEGNLLLLNEALAKHEAFFIRCGIFLILEKLKIITCRNLFKKVYLLLRTHQLSLDAFLVALRFMQVDDVDIDEVQCLLANLIYMVWSHQRLHITSASEAGGQQAEPVPPAVDRVLSTGSPPAPAENHGISGLVSQVRRPDWPALGGPQPPSPQPR; this is translated from the exons GTGTACGAAGCAATTGATACCAGAGATGGGGCGTCTTGTGCAGAGCTGGTGTCCTTCAAGCACCCTCATGTTGCCAACCCACGGCTTCAG TTAGCGTCTCCAGAAGAGAAGTGTCAGCAGGTTTTGGAACCTCCTTATGATGAAATGTTTGCAGCTCATTTAAG GTGCACGTACGCAGTGGGCAACCACGACTTCATTGAGGCCTACAAGTGCCAGACCGTCATCGTGCA ATCATTCCTACGGGCATTTCAGGcccacaaagaagaaaactg GGCTCTGCCTGTCATGTACGCCGTGGCCCTTGACCTCCGAATATTTGCCAATAAC GCGGATCAGCAGCTGGCAAAGAAGGGCCGGGGCAGAGTCGGGGACATGCTGGAGAAGGCGGCCGAGCTGCTCATGGGCTGCTTCCGCGTCTGCGCCAGTGACAC CCGTGCTGGCATAGAGGATTCTAAGAAGTGGGGCATGCTCTTCCTGGTGAACCAGTTAttcaagatttattttaag ATCAACAAGCTCCACTTGTGTAAGCCGCTCATCAGAGCCATCGACAGCTCCAACCTGAAAGACGATTACAGCACTGCCCAGAGGGTGACCTACAGGTACTACGTGGGGCGGAAGGCCATGTTCGACAGCGACTTCCAGCAAG CCGAGGAGTACCTGTCCTTCGCCTTCCAGCACTGCCACCGCTCCAGCCAGAGGAACAAGCGCCTGGTGCTCATCTACCTGCTGCCCGTGAAGATGCTCCTG GGTCACATGCCGACCATCGAGCTTCTGAAGCGGTACCATCTCATGCAGTTTGCTGAAGTGACCAAAGCTGTGAG CGAAGGCAACCTCCTGCTGCTGAATGAGGCCCTGGCCAAGCACGAGGCCTTCTTCATCCGCTGCGGCATCTTCCTCATCCTCGAGAAGCTGAAGATCATCACCTGCAGGAATCTCTTCAAGAAAGT GTACTTGTTACTCAGGACACACCAGTTGTCCCTGGATGCTTTCCTGGTCGCGCTGAGGTTCATGCAGGTGGACGACGTGGACATCGACGAGGTCCAGTGCCTCCTGGCCAACCTCATCTACATGGT GT GGTCACATCAAAGGCTACATATCACATCAGCATCAGAAGCTGGTGGTCAGCAAGCAGAACCCGTTCCCCCCGCTGTCGACCGTGTGCTGAGCACGGGCAGCCCTCCGGCTCCCGCCGAGAACCACGGCATCTCTGGGCTCGTGTCCCAGGTGCGGAGACCAGATTGGCCAGCCCTCGGGGGACCTCAGCCTCCGTCACCGCAGCCGCGCTAG
- the PCID2 gene encoding PCI domain-containing protein 2 isoform X1 — MAHITLNQYLQQVYEAIDTRDGASCAELVSFKHPHVANPRLQLASPEEKCQQVLEPPYDEMFAAHLRCTYAVGNHDFIEAYKCQTVIVQSFLRAFQAHKEENWALPVMYAVALDLRIFANNADQQLAKKGRGRVGDMLEKAAELLMGCFRVCASDTRAGIEDSKKWGMLFLVNQLFKIYFKINKLHLCKPLIRAIDSSNLKDDYSTAQRVTYRYYVGRKAMFDSDFQQAEEYLSFAFQHCHRSSQRNKRLVLIYLLPVKMLLGHMPTIELLKRYHLMQFAEVTKAVSEGNLLLLNEALAKHEAFFIRCGIFLILEKLKIITCRNLFKKVYLLLRTHQLSLDAFLVALRFMQVDDVDIDEVQCLLANLIYMGHIKGYISHQHQKLVVSKQNPFPPLSTVC; from the exons GTGTACGAAGCAATTGATACCAGAGATGGGGCGTCTTGTGCAGAGCTGGTGTCCTTCAAGCACCCTCATGTTGCCAACCCACGGCTTCAG TTAGCGTCTCCAGAAGAGAAGTGTCAGCAGGTTTTGGAACCTCCTTATGATGAAATGTTTGCAGCTCATTTAAG GTGCACGTACGCAGTGGGCAACCACGACTTCATTGAGGCCTACAAGTGCCAGACCGTCATCGTGCA ATCATTCCTACGGGCATTTCAGGcccacaaagaagaaaactg GGCTCTGCCTGTCATGTACGCCGTGGCCCTTGACCTCCGAATATTTGCCAATAAC GCGGATCAGCAGCTGGCAAAGAAGGGCCGGGGCAGAGTCGGGGACATGCTGGAGAAGGCGGCCGAGCTGCTCATGGGCTGCTTCCGCGTCTGCGCCAGTGACAC CCGTGCTGGCATAGAGGATTCTAAGAAGTGGGGCATGCTCTTCCTGGTGAACCAGTTAttcaagatttattttaag ATCAACAAGCTCCACTTGTGTAAGCCGCTCATCAGAGCCATCGACAGCTCCAACCTGAAAGACGATTACAGCACTGCCCAGAGGGTGACCTACAGGTACTACGTGGGGCGGAAGGCCATGTTCGACAGCGACTTCCAGCAAG CCGAGGAGTACCTGTCCTTCGCCTTCCAGCACTGCCACCGCTCCAGCCAGAGGAACAAGCGCCTGGTGCTCATCTACCTGCTGCCCGTGAAGATGCTCCTG GGTCACATGCCGACCATCGAGCTTCTGAAGCGGTACCATCTCATGCAGTTTGCTGAAGTGACCAAAGCTGTGAG CGAAGGCAACCTCCTGCTGCTGAATGAGGCCCTGGCCAAGCACGAGGCCTTCTTCATCCGCTGCGGCATCTTCCTCATCCTCGAGAAGCTGAAGATCATCACCTGCAGGAATCTCTTCAAGAAAGT GTACTTGTTACTCAGGACACACCAGTTGTCCCTGGATGCTTTCCTGGTCGCGCTGAGGTTCATGCAGGTGGACGACGTGGACATCGACGAGGTCCAGTGCCTCCTGGCCAACCTCATCTACATG GGTCACATCAAAGGCTACATATCACATCAGCATCAGAAGCTGGTGGTCAGCAAGCAGAACCCGTTCCCCCCGCTGTCGACCGTGTGCTGA